TTTGAAAACAAAGCTAATCAAGAAAGTCTTTGGGTAGAAGCCCAGCCGCTTCTTTGTCGATCATCCAGAAGAGTTCTCCATATTCAGGAGATACAAGACTTATTGGCAATTCACAATCATTTTGGACCAGAACCAACCTAGCGATCTCTGCCTTGGCCTTTCCGGAGGCCAGAACGAAGATGTGTCTGGCCTGTTTTAGAGCTCGCAGACCAAGAGTAACCCTTTTGGAGGGCCTTCCATCGTAACTCACTTCACTGGTAAGTACAAGGGAATCATGGTCGTGAATCTCAGTCGAACCGGGAAAGAGAGAACCCGTGTGGCCGTCTTTTCCAAATCCCAATATTACAAGATCGAAATCTGTGGAATGTTCTCCAAAATAGTTAATCAATTCTCTTTTGTATTGAGCTGCGGCAATCTCAGGGGATAATTCACCTTTGATTCTGTGAATGTTCTCCTCAGGAATCTCGATCTTTCTAAGTAGAAGCTCCTTCACGAGTCTGTAATTGCTTTCATCGTCATCGGGATTAACGCATCTCTCGTCTACCCAGAAAAGGTCGACTTTTCGCCAGGGAATACTTTGTTTGTAAGGTTCTTCGGCAAGAATTTCATAAAGTCTTCCGGGCGTAGACCCCCCCGAAAGAGCTAGTGAGAATCTCTCATGAACGGTTATTCTGTTCTCAATTAGTTTTGCTAAATCTTCGGCGGCCGCATTTGATAGCTGCTCGAAATTGTCGAATATACTTAGCTTTCTATTTGCCACCGTCATCTTTCTCTGGTGGTTCTTCATCCTCTCCACAACAGCAAACAAACCACTCCCGACCTTCCCTCGAGACGATAAAACTGCTTTCTTCGGGACCCCAACTACCAGTTTCGTAAGTACACAATTTGACTTCTCCATTCTCTTGTCTTCTTATTATAGGGTCAATTATCCCCCAAGCTAACTCGATTTCATCAGATCTGGCAAACAATGATGCATCTCCCTGCATTACATCTACAAGGAGTCTCTCGTATGGATCAGGGAGGATGTCATTACCGAATCCGCCGGAAAAACTGAAATCCATTTTGACTGTTCTGGTCTTCATCGAACCTCCAGGAATCTTTGCCTCGAAAAATAGCTTTATTCCTTCATCAGGTTGAATACAAAGAGATAGAATGTTCGGACTAACAGCTTCGCCATTTATGGATTGTCCAAAAAGCATATGAGGAACACTCTTGAAATGGACGGAGATCTCCGAAACCTTTCTCTTCATCTTCTTACCAGATCGAAGATAGAATGGGACTCCCTTCCATCT
The genomic region above belongs to Mesotoga sp. UBA6090 and contains:
- the pgl gene encoding 6-phosphogluconolactonase; the encoded protein is MKNHQRKMTVANRKLSIFDNFEQLSNAAAEDLAKLIENRITVHERFSLALSGGSTPGRLYEILAEEPYKQSIPWRKVDLFWVDERCVNPDDDESNYRLVKELLLRKIEIPEENIHRIKGELSPEIAAAQYKRELINYFGEHSTDFDLVILGFGKDGHTGSLFPGSTEIHDHDSLVLTSEVSYDGRPSKRVTLGLRALKQARHIFVLASGKAKAEIARLVLVQNDCELPISLVSPEYGELFWMIDKEAAGLLPKDFLD